ATACGAGGCGGTTCCCAGACTGCTCCAGCCGCGGTTGGTCAGGCCGACAAATACCGATCCGTCGGTTCCCTGATCCATGCGCAAGACGGCCGAGGCAAAGCCTTCCCGAAAGGGAAAACAGGCGCCCTGGTATTCGCCGTCCACTTTTTCCAGAAAGACGCGCTGCATTGAGGCTTGCGTGAATTCGCCGACAAAAAACTGACCGTCGAACGGACCGAACTTGCCGCCGCTGTCGTCGAGCATGATATCCGTCGCCGACTGCCCCGCTTTTTTATACGGAAACCAGACCGCGGGCGGCTTCAGTTGCGGCATGCGTTTGACCGCTTCGGGAAAGGGGAGCCCGTTCGGAATCGTTTTGATGCCCTTGATCGGCGAGCCTTCCAGGTTCATGGAAGCCAGTGCTTCGACATGATGAAAGAAGGCCCCCTTGCGCATGTGATGCAGTGTATTGGTGGCGACCCAGTTGCCTTGCTGGTCACTGTAGAACATATCGCCTGCCCGATTCGCGCCCAGGCCGGAGGGCGAACGCATCCCCGCACAGACGGGAATCAGTTTGCCGTCCGGCGTGCATTTCATGCCCCAGCCCCGCCAGCGACCTTGAGAAAAGCCGAGCGTGGGATCGGTGACGGCGCGGGCTTTGTGTTCTTTCTTGAGCCCCAGCCCGATGTTCAGAGTCAGCCACAGATTCCCGTCAGGATCAACTTCGGGGCCGTAGGCGTATTCATGATAGTGACCTGTCACGCCCCAGCCTTTGGCGACGGTCAGATATTCGTCGGCGGTTCCATCTCCATCGGTATCGCGAATGCGCGTCAGTTCGCTGCGCTGCACGGTGTAAAAGGCACCGTCTTTCCAGATCAGCCCCAGCGGTTCATGCAGGGCGGAGGCGAAGCGTTTGTAGGTGACGTTTTTCGGAGGTTCATCGTAGACGCCGTCCAGAATCCAGATTTCTCCTTTCCGAATGGCAACGGCGACACGCCGGTCATCAAGCACCGCCAGGCCGCTTACCTCCAGCACCAGGTCGCCGGGCGCGGGTTTCCAGTTCTTTGCCCGCGATTCAGTTTGTGCTTTCGGCGTCATGATGGAGACAAGCCGATAGTAATCCTCTTCGCTTTGCGCGAAGCTCTGGTCGGTTCGAAGCAGAGTCGCCGCGAACGTCGCAAGGATCAGCGGCAGAAAGAGGTATGATTGCTTTACCATTGGTAGGTCACCTCAATTGTGTTGTTGTCAGTTGTATTGTTATCAGCGGCGGGAAGTGGAATGATCCAGTCGGTTTCATTCTTGATAGTGCGAAGTTGGCTCATCTTCGCTAACGCGTTCGAAACAGAAACGGTCAGGCCAGTTTGATTTTCCATCGTGCCCGGCTTGATCTGCTTCAGAGAGTTCCCTGTTAAGCCTCGGAACCAGAGTTTTGATTGTGCTCCAGAGCTGGGGGTGCCTTTGATCTTGATGGTTCGCTTGAGGCTTTGTTTTTCTCCGGGGGCGAAGCGGTCTTCAATCTCATACTCCCCCAAGCGATACAAGAAGGTGGGGATGCCTGCTTTATCAACGCGGTAGCCCTGAAACTGAAGGGCGTTTTTCATCGACTTACTCTCCGGCCAGCGTTGATTTGAATCACTCAACAATGCCAACGGGGCGCCGGCTGGCAGGAGCACCGGTTTTTCTCCCAGCGGAATCGCCGGTGGTGCGAAGCGAATGAACCAGGTGCCTTGGGCATCGAGGAAACGACCTTTCCAGAAAATCGCCGGTCGGACCTGTTCGGCATCAAAGGCGACGTGTACTTTTTCCGGAAAGCCCACGGCAATCGCATGCGTGCCCGCTTCCTGCATAAAGGTTCGCAGAATGAGGGGCCGCGTTTTGGGAACGAGTTCATAGTTCTTTGATTTGGCTGCCAGGATTTTTTCGGGCAGCGGCTGTTTCTCTCCCGCTTTCAGGTAGGACCAGAGTGAGGCGATCTGTTGATCCACATTGCCGTCGAGCAGTGTTTTAATCTGGCTTTTGCCATCGGGAAAAAATGTCGGCATGCGGGTGCGGGGTTTCAATGAAGCCGGGTTGAGCAGAAATTCGCGGAACCATTGGGGGTGCACGCGATTGGTGACATC
This genomic interval from Gimesia alba contains the following:
- a CDS encoding DUF7133 domain-containing protein; this encodes MVKQSYLFLPLILATFAATLLRTDQSFAQSEEDYYRLVSIMTPKAQTESRAKNWKPAPGDLVLEVSGLAVLDDRRVAVAIRKGEIWILDGVYDEPPKNVTYKRFASALHEPLGLIWKDGAFYTVQRSELTRIRDTDGDGTADEYLTVAKGWGVTGHYHEYAYGPEVDPDGNLWLTLNIGLGLKKEHKARAVTDPTLGFSQGRWRGWGMKCTPDGKLIPVCAGMRSPSGLGANRAGDMFYSDQQGNWVATNTLHHMRKGAFFHHVEALASMNLEGSPIKGIKTIPNGLPFPEAVKRMPQLKPPAVWFPYKKAGQSATDIMLDDSGGKFGPFDGQFFVGEFTQASMQRVFLEKVDGEYQGACFPFREGFASAVLRMDQGTDGSVFVGLTNRGWSSLGTASYGLQRLVWTGKTPFEIKEMRAQPDGFELVFTEPVDKKTAIDPKSYQLKSYTYTYHSSYGSDEILNKELTLDAITVSDDGMRVQLKTNGLRPLYVHELRAEGVKNSQGQPLLHPQAYYTLNRIPKR